The segment TGGACATTGCAGCGCCTTGGATAAGCTGAATCTGTTTGTCGtaagaaataaaacatcaaattaaaaggtttttgcctcttttttttcttagtagCTTGACTGAATCAATGTGAATAGTGCAAAATTTCCCTCAAACCTAAATAAACTcaatttctgcatgtttttattcacagaATAGAATTTAACCAGTAACCACCCGGCTCTCTCAGTGAGAAATAATTCTTCATGATGTACATTTATCTTTTCAAATATAATGATGAGAACTATCAAACTGATTTTAGATATATGAGGACATGGTCTTTAAAGGAAAAGGTATTTCTATGTAGTttagttacagtttttttttttttttttaaattatggtCAGGGATTGGACGCCAGTTTTATCAGTGAGTGGTTGTAGGTGATATTTTATTcacatattttaatttatgtaattttgcactttttttttttttttttttttttttttttttttacaataagtGGTAATAGGGGTAGTAGTATGGAAATGTTAAATActgatattttatgttaaaaGCCAAGCCTTTCTGTTGCCATTGTGGACGGCGCAACAATTCAGAAAAGTGATTCAGAAAAGTGAAGAAACCCAGAAATGTAAGGAAGGAGCTCGGGAAAGACTGAGAGGGTTACGTCATCGCCTCAGTGCTCTGTGGTCAAGTCCGTTAGAAACAGCTAGAACATCACCGGAGACGGGGATTTCAGCGTAAAAGCATGAACTTCACTGTTAAACAGAGATTAAAGCATATCTTAGAAAAAACAAGAATcttaataaacacacaaattttTTCCAATCGTAATTTCAAAACTTGAAGCGCGTTAATGTTTTGTATTAATTGTAATCCTTTGCAGACCACcccaaatgttttattttgaaagttttttttaacctgtgcTTTTTTATTCTGGCTCTCTTTACATTGGAGGAAATCTGGACTTGAAGCTAAGCTCCTCACTgaaggaagctgctgctgccaacGCCCGGCGAAGCAGACAGCGTTGCCAAGATATAGAGAGATATTGGTAGGAActtcagacattttttaaacattcccGACTGGGATTATTTTACGTATATACTCTCAGGAAATCTTTCTGTTTCGTCTTGCTAGCTGGAAATCCGGCACAGCGACTATGCTAACGCTAGTTAGCAAGCTAACGCAAGCCGGCCGGCTGTCTGGGCTTACCTGCCTAGCTTGTAGTGGCTACGATTGCTAGCATCAGCTTGCTGACCCATAGCCATGTATATCGTTTTTGTTAACTGAGTAACGTTATATGACTGTTGTTTGCTAAATGTAACACAGAAAATGTCCCGTAAATGCTTAACTAGCCCTAGCATAGCGTTTACAGAAGCAGCTAGTTAACGTTGTCATTAGCTAAGGTTAGCTTCACGTCTGCCAGTGTATTGGTGGTGGGGTGTGACActtcattctgggaaatgtaacGATAGCCCCTCCACTTTACCTAGAAGTCTTTACTCAACCAAATGCGTCCCAAGTAACTGGATATAGGCACATTCATAATCATGTCAAGGttaattttaaatgatgatttggAAATATACTAACTCActgtcctctctcccctgccagCTATTGCAAGCATAGTCAGAGAGCACAGAGATGCAGACTATCAAATGCGTTGTGGTCGGTGATGGAGCAGTGGGTAAAACATGCCTTCTGATTTCATACACCACCAACAAATTCCCCTCCGAGTATGTGCCAACAGTAAGTGATTTTAGTGTAGTTTCACTTTCTTTGTAACTGACACTCTTGGATTTGGAGAATAAAATTTAGCCATATGCTTGAGTGGGCTCTGACATTCCTCTCATTCTTCTCACAGGTGTTTGACAACTATGCAGTAACTGTAATGATAGGTGGTGAACCATACACCTTAGGCTTGTTTGATACCGCTGGTAagcctttatttttatgtgtcttTGAAATTCATCCCATAGTTGAattgaatgaatgcatgaatttgTCCAGTGGTGAGTTAATTTGTAGTGTTGTGTCTCCACAGGTCAGGAGGACTACGACAGGTTACGACCACTAAGCTACCCTCAGACAGATGTTTTCTTAGTCTGTTTCTCAGTTGTTTCACCCTCCTCTTTTGAGAATGTTAAAGAAAaggtgagtgaatgtgtgaaaTAATGGGCCTATTACTTATCTGAGAATCAAATTGCCTCCATGATTTACTCAACAAATATAGCAGTCAACTTAGTACTCTATATAGGTAGTTAAAAAATCATGCATTTAATCGAGGTGTTGAGTGGAATGAtaaatgaaggcaaaaaaaGTCTCAGTGTAAAGTAGGTTTAGCtcattaataataatgttagCCATATTAGTGAAGAATTTCAGGTGCCTGTGCTGCTGGTACTTCGAATCTCCTGCATCCCCATAGAGGCAACACCTAATGCCTCATTCAGGCCTGTGTGATAGCACCTGACTCCTGTCTGGCATTCAGTTTCAGTACTTCATACAAGCTTCCAGCAGCCCACTCCAGAGGCCATTTTCACTGGGAATTATGCCTGATATTCCTACCTTGGAAGTAGTCCCAATAAAAGTATAAGGCAATGGGGGTTTTGTTCATGATGTTGACAGTTATGTAATTTGTCATAATTATACCATGTCAACAGAGCTGATAGCATAGCATTTGTTGTGAATTATATCCTACATACAAAATAATTTTTAGATCAGTGTGTTAATCTTTTGGCAATGTTTTTTCCTTGATCTCTCTACTACAGTGGGTTCCAGAAATAACTCACCACTGTCCCAAGACCCCATTCCTTTTGGTAGGGACTCAGATTGACCTGCGAGACGACCCCTCCACAGTGGAGAAGCTAGCCAAGAATAAACAGAAGCCAATCACCCCGGAGACAGCAGAGAAGCTGGCCCGGGATCTTAAGGCGGTCAAATACGTTGAGTGTTCAGCCCTAACGCAGGTAagacatttctgttgatgttgtGGGCATGGCGAGTGTATGCTCTAAATTTCAGTTTGCAGCTTAACAGTGCTTTGCTCTGTCTTTTGCTAACAAACTGTTGCTAAAGACTCCATCTTGGATCTAATCATGGGGTTGTCtgcccttccttctctcctcttgtctttctATAGCGGGGACTGAAGAACGTATTTGATGAGGCTATCCTAGCCGCTTTAGAGCCCCCTGAAactcagagaaagagaaagtgctGTCTGTTCTGATGTCTTCTTGAATCTTGCTTTGCCTCTCGACTGTCTGCTGCTTATTCATTGTAAAGAAATGTCTATTTGTCACTAAAAATAACCATGATGCTCTTTTAAACTTTGTGCgcattactttttttccccccatattttcatgtgtgcttttgtttcaACTTGGCCTAATCACAATTACCCATGCTGCCTTGGCCTGTATGACAAGGGTGCCAATCTTTACTTTTCCTTTCTGTTCACAGCACATTGTGTGCGAGTTTACATATGGCTGTGCGTAACTGAGTTTTTAACTTTCAGTTATGTTATTACCTCAGTATTGAACTCCTCAGTTTGTTTGTACCCCTACAAGGCATTTATACCATATGCTGTCTTGGACAGTAATAttgaaattagttttttttttcttaatttttctttttttttttttttttttttttttttacaactgcaaCATCAAAGTTTTCCATTGGCTTTTGTCTTTACTCAGACAACTTGATCACGAAGGGAATCTTGTATAATGTCATTTGAATAAAGGAAAATTTTGATTGCCCTGCTCCAGTTCTTCAACTTTCATTTGCATTCCAAGCTTTGAacacattgtttgttttatgtttcaacatttaaaacataGCTCTGTTTTGaatatgaatgttttgtttccaCAGAAAGGATTAAAGAATGTGTTTGATGAGGCAATACTTGCTGCCCTGGAGCCTCCTGAACCTAAGAAAAAGCGTAAATGTGTACTGCTCTAAGTATCGTCCAGCCTTGGCTCGCCACACCAGCTTGTAAATGTAGGTTGACGGTATTGAAGAGATCCAGTCATTGCTTTAGCTGGAAAATCACATTCCAAAATAAGTTGAGATATGAAGTACATGGGTCCTGTTAGACTCAGTCAACCAGTCCACATATGTTTGAAGTGTTGAACGTGAAAGGTGACGTTTTTAGCAGTGCTGTTG is part of the Myripristis murdjan chromosome 7, fMyrMur1.1, whole genome shotgun sequence genome and harbors:
- the LOC115361638 gene encoding cell division control protein 42 homolog isoform X2, whose amino-acid sequence is MQTIKCVVVGDGAVGKTCLLISYTTNKFPSEYVPTVFDNYAVTVMIGGEPYTLGLFDTAGQEDYDRLRPLSYPQTDVFLVCFSVVSPSSFENVKEKWVPEITHHCPKTPFLLVGTQIDLRDDPSTVEKLAKNKQKPITPETAEKLARDLKAVKYVECSALTQKGLKNVFDEAILAALEPPEPKKKRKCVLL
- the LOC115361638 gene encoding cell division control protein 42 homolog isoform X1, encoding MQTIKCVVVGDGAVGKTCLLISYTTNKFPSEYVPTVFDNYAVTVMIGGEPYTLGLFDTAGQEDYDRLRPLSYPQTDVFLVCFSVVSPSSFENVKEKWVPEITHHCPKTPFLLVGTQIDLRDDPSTVEKLAKNKQKPITPETAEKLARDLKAVKYVECSALTQRGLKNVFDEAILAALEPPETQRKRKCCLF